One window of Labrys wisconsinensis genomic DNA carries:
- a CDS encoding bestrophin-like domain produces the protein MPDVLSALVYGGLLSVSALGGVMLRGWLREEHLSDRNLEAVRLVTQLLVTFVALVLSLQLTSVKASFDIAYRDRGLDAAALAQLDRCLRDYGPETAPARALLRDYTAGVIASTWPGESLPAAAPHPDPAGMARVGEDPRLAALLNRLGLEVRALVPAEAARQNIAAACRAGYDRVQERRWMVIEDAHGSLSSVFTGVLMFWLMLVFLSLGLQAPRKPLAGVAIGIGVVAVASVIWVIADLDLPYGGLFGIPSTAMLRALDDMLR, from the coding sequence GTGCCTGATGTCCTGTCGGCGCTGGTCTATGGCGGGCTGCTGAGCGTCAGCGCGCTCGGCGGCGTGATGCTGCGCGGGTGGCTGCGCGAGGAGCATCTCTCCGATCGCAACCTGGAGGCGGTCCGGCTCGTGACCCAGCTCCTGGTGACGTTCGTCGCGCTGGTGCTCAGCCTGCAGCTCACCTCGGTCAAGGCGTCCTTCGACATCGCCTATCGCGATCGCGGCCTCGACGCGGCGGCCCTGGCCCAGCTCGACCGATGTCTCAGGGACTATGGGCCCGAGACGGCGCCCGCCCGCGCCCTGCTGCGTGACTACACCGCCGGTGTGATCGCCAGCACATGGCCGGGCGAGTCGCTGCCGGCCGCGGCGCCGCATCCCGATCCGGCCGGCATGGCGCGAGTCGGCGAGGATCCGCGGCTGGCTGCCCTGCTCAACCGGCTGGGCCTGGAGGTGCGCGCGCTGGTGCCGGCCGAGGCCGCGCGCCAGAACATCGCGGCAGCCTGCCGCGCCGGCTACGACCGGGTGCAGGAGCGGCGTTGGATGGTGATCGAGGATGCGCACGGCTCGCTTTCGTCGGTCTTCACCGGCGTCCTGATGTTCTGGCTCATGCTGGTCTTCCTCAGCCTCGGCCTGCAGGCGCCGCGCAAGCCGCTGGCCGGCGTGGCGATCGGCATCGGCGTGGTGGCCGTCGCCAGCGTGATATGGGTGATCGCCGACCTCGACCTGCCCTATGGCGGTCTCTTCGGCATTCCCAGCACGGCGATGCTCCGCGCCCTGGACGACATGCTGCGATAG